The Raphanus sativus cultivar WK10039 chromosome 2, ASM80110v3, whole genome shotgun sequence DNA segment ATTTAAAGAAGGTAGCAGAGTATTATCAGCAACTCAAAACAATCTTATTCTCAGAAATATGTATTCTCTAAAGATTCACAAGAAACAAAGCTGAAGAcacacaagagagagagagaaaaaagggTTTAACCCTTGTGTCTGATAACTGTAACTGCATAAAGTTGATCAGCATCTCCTTTTCAGCAACCAATTGTATTGCTTCTTCAAGCTTCTCTTGCATATCTCTATATTAATTTTGTCTGCAAGTCACATGCTCTCTAAGTCTTAAAGTaagtttttccttttcttgACTAGCCACAGCAGTTTTTCACTCATCTTCTCTACTATCGATTCACAACATTGTTTTTACcctcttctttctttactgAGACTGTTTGAGAGGCATTTTCTTCCCTTTAAAATCAAGTTACATGGAAAAACAAGTGATATATAGCCAAGCCTTACCAAAGAAGTCACCTTGAGAGATCCATTTGACAAGTGAAATACTAGATTCATCTTACTAACAACTACAGTCAAGTTTTTTTAACCAAAGTCTTAAGAAATACCAAGAAAGATGAAGCTGATAAGTGAAGCAATGGACATATCAACATTGTTTTGATGCACGAGGGACCCTTTTTTCAATGACAAGTCTCTGTCGACAATGTTTCTAATTGTGTTTTTAACAAAACCACATCTTCTGTACCCCTGCAAGGTAAGTAAGTATCAACCTAATGGTTTGGCTTGGAGTCTAACATCCCAGGCTTGCAATACATACCAGCATATAAGACCGTCCTAAAAAACAAGATAATAATAGAGTGCAAAGAGTAAAATATTTGCGAACACTGACAAACCAGTTCTCAACTAAAAAGTATTAAAGGGGAGATGGCCAGAGATAAAAGTCATACTCAATCCATCATAAcaacaaaacagaaaacaaagaGATCAAAAGGTGACCAGAGTGAAATATAAAGAGAGGTGGTCTTGTTGATGgccgctgctgctgctgctgctgctgctgctgctgctgctgctgcttacAGCTTGTCTTCGAAGTCAGACAATGGAGTCATCTGCTCCTTCATACCCTTCCTCTTCCTGATGTCAGCCACCAGAGTTGAAGCCTGCGATCCTGCCTCCAGAGGGTCAGACGACATCATCTCCCAATGATCAAACACACATTGTGGGAAGGCCTGTCCTGAGGTTGCTGCCCTAAGCTGACTCGAGAATCCGAATGACTCCACCACTGGCAAGTAAGCCTTGATGTTGTACAATGGTGTTCCTGGCCTCTGCATCTCCTCAAACACATGTCCACGCTTCTGATTCAGCACACTGTAGATTCCACCAAGTGCTCCCTCTGGTGCTTGGATCTCCACCATGTAAACCGGCTCCAACAGTCTGGGCTTGGCAGTGAGCTGCGAGGCGTAGATAACCCTCCTCGCTGTTGGGATAACCTGACCACCACCTCTGTGGATTGCATCAGAGTGGAGCACCACATCACAAACCTCAAAGCAGATTCCTCTCATATTCTCATCACACAAAGGACCTTCCTTGGACGCCCACTGGAACCCAGCAACAACGGAATCCTTGATTTCATTTAGGTACTGAACTCCCTTACACATGTCGACAACCATGTTGGGCCCTGTGGTTTCAGGTCCAAACGCCCAGATCTTCTTTGCAAGATCCTTGTCCCAGCCGAACTCCTCTGCCAAGATCTTGGAACGGATCTTGGGATCATCTCTCGGACCAATACGGCCATCATCAATTGCCTCCGCAAGACCGTCCTCCAAGGGCCTAGCCTCCATGTAGAGACGGTTATGCTTGTTTGGGGATTTGCTCATCACGGTACGGACGGATCGTTCCAAAACAGTCTCACGGAATGAGACAACAGGGTCTGACTTGACGATCTCAGCACCACCCATGAAATCATCCTGAAGATCCTTCAGACAAATCTCAAGATGAAGCTCTCCAGCACCAGCAACAATGTGCTCACCTGACTCCTCCATTGTGCACACAACCATAGGGTCGGACTTGGCCAGTCTCTTAAGTCCCTCAACAAGCTTGGGAAGATCAGAAGCGACCTTGCACTGAACAGCAACACGGACAACAGGGGACACAGAAAACTTCATTGCGCGAATAGGGTGGGCATCAACTTCTTTCTCATTCGTCAGCGTAGCATTCTTGGTGATGAACTGATCAAGACCAACCATAGCAACAGTGTTACCACAAGGAACATCCTCAACAGTCTCTTGCCTCTTTCCCATCCAGATGACAGTCCTCTGGACACTCTTGACGTACAGGTCTTTCTTCTCCCCAGGAACAAAGTTGGGACCCATGATCCTGACTTTCATACCAGTGGACACCTTCCCAGAGAAGACACGACCAAAAGCAAAGAATCTACCCTTGTCCGAGGCTGGAATCATCTTAGAAACGTAGAGCATGAGAGGGCCATTTGGATCACAGTTCCTGATGGCAGTGGCATACTGATCATCAAGGGGACCTTCGTACAAGTTCTCAACACGGTACCTCTGTGCAGTATGGGGAGATGGAAGGTGAAAGATCATCATCTCAAGTAGTGCAGTACTTGCAGGGAGCCACGTTTGCATGACACGCTTCATCAAAGGTTTACCCATGAGCTCCTTCTCATCGGACTTCATCTGAACACCAAGCTTCTGCAACATAGGCCACAACTTGTCCTTCTGATCATTCATGCAAGTAGCAATGATTTGCTTGATGGGTTCATAACAGAACTGGACAAACCCACGCTTGCAGGTGGCAGAACCAGTGTTCTTGCCGCTCCATTTCCTGGTTGCAGGGTCAAAGAAATTCTCACCCCACAGCCTCTCCATCATCTTAGTCTCATCAACACCGAACTTGGAAGCATACATCTTGGCAAAGTTGGTGAGAGTGAAAGCCCATCCGTGGAGACCAGCAGAGAAGGCAACGGTTCCCTTCTCAGGGTAAACCTGAACATCACCAAGCAGAGGGTCCTCGTACGTCGCCATGATGACATTAGCATTCTCGATAACCCTCTGGAAAGTCTGGTAAGCCTCTTCACCGTCAACCTGAAGCTCAAGAAAACACCTGTCCATCTTGTTAACAGTCAGAACGGGCCTAATCCTCTCACCAAGGGCCTGACGGAGCACAGTCTCGGTCTGGACACAGACACCTTCGATGCAGTCAACCACGACGAGAGCACCGTCAGTAATACGGAGAGCAGCAGTGACCTCAGAGGAAAAGTCAACGTGGCCAGGAGAGTCAATGAGATTGATGAGGTACTCGTTACCATCTCTGGCCCCAGTGAAACTCTTCAAGGAAGCATCAGTCATCTCGTAGTAGAGAGAAATACCGGTGGACTTGATGGTGATACCACGTTCAGCCTCGTCAGCACGAGTGTCAGTCATACGGACATCACCAGCAACTTCTTGGGCAATGATACCAGCAGCAGCAACCAAGGAGTCAGTGAGGGTGGATTTACCTGTTAATCACaagatatataaaagaataagttcaaaaatatatataaaaaagcaTTAAAGAAAAGAGAACAAGTAAAGACAGTACCGTGGTCGACATGGGCAATAACGGACATATTACGGATGTTGTGTTTGTAGTCCATAATCCTACGAAGCTCATCAGCTGTGAACTTCACCTacaagttataaattaaaaaaaaaaatgtatttagcTTAGAATCAACAAGGCAAGTAACAACGTAAAAGATATATAACATAAACGAAACAAGAAGGCTTACCATTTTGACTAACTTTTTTTAATAGTCACCTACGAAAGCTCTCTGCAATCACAGAAAAAAACGAATTAGTCAAAACTGAAATGAAACGATTAAACATACATTTAATACCAAATAGATCGGAATCATCTCAGCTTGAGAGAGCAAGCAAACATTAAACGATTTCTACGATCAGATCGTTTCAAACACTAAAAAACAGCTCAGGATCAGATAGTGTTTAATATAaggctatttttttttttgatcttaTCTGAGTTCCATCCTTGAAACGATTTCTACGTGATCAGATCTTACGAAACGAATAACAACGAGTCGATGGATCGGTATATTAATAATCAAAGACGATAAACAAACAGTAAGTAGTGGTGATCTAAACATCAAACATAAGCTTAAACGATGCATATCCAATTCAAAATAAAGCATCAACAATCGGAGAACACACTACGAACATCAACACAGTGAGAGAATAACTAACTAACCTTGGAGGAGAACGGGGAGCGAGAGGGAGAGTAGGTAGGAGGATGAGAAGAGAGCTTGAGAGAGAAAAATAGGTGTAA contains these protein-coding regions:
- the LOC108842319 gene encoding elongation factor 2, encoding MVKFTADELRRIMDYKHNIRNMSVIAHVDHGKSTLTDSLVAAAGIIAQEVAGDVRMTDTRADEAERGITIKSTGISLYYEMTDASLKSFTGARDGNEYLINLIDSPGHVDFSSEVTAALRITDGALVVVDCIEGVCVQTETVLRQALGERIRPVLTVNKMDRCFLELQVDGEEAYQTFQRVIENANVIMATYEDPLLGDVQVYPEKGTVAFSAGLHGWAFTLTNFAKMYASKFGVDETKMMERLWGENFFDPATRKWSGKNTGSATCKRGFVQFCYEPIKQIIATCMNDQKDKLWPMLQKLGVQMKSDEKELMGKPLMKRVMQTWLPASTALLEMMIFHLPSPHTAQRYRVENLYEGPLDDQYATAIRNCDPNGPLMLYVSKMIPASDKGRFFAFGRVFSGKVSTGMKVRIMGPNFVPGEKKDLYVKSVQRTVIWMGKRQETVEDVPCGNTVAMVGLDQFITKNATLTNEKEVDAHPIRAMKFSVSPVVRVAVQCKVASDLPKLVEGLKRLAKSDPMVVCTMEESGEHIVAGAGELHLEICLKDLQDDFMGGAEIVKSDPVVSFRETVLERSVRTVMSKSPNKHNRLYMEARPLEDGLAEAIDDGRIGPRDDPKIRSKILAEEFGWDKDLAKKIWAFGPETTGPNMVVDMCKGVQYLNEIKDSVVAGFQWASKEGPLCDENMRGICFEVCDVVLHSDAIHRGGGQVIPTARRVIYASQLTAKPRLLEPVYMVEIQAPEGALGGIYSVLNQKRGHVFEEMQRPGTPLYNIKAYLPVVESFGFSSQLRAATSGQAFPQCVFDHWEMMSSDPLEAGSQASTLVADIRKRKGMKEQMTPLSDFEDKL